CTAGCTACCGATCCAAGCAACTATGTATCGGGTATCGCGGTTGATCATTACGCGCGGTATGAGGCGGATCTCGACCTTTTAAGCCAGATTAATTTAAATGCCTTTCGGTTTTCCATCGAGTGGTCGCGGGTCGAGCCAAAACCAGGCGCCTGGGACGAAGTTCAGATCGACCACTACCGCCAAGTATTGAAGGCTATGCATCGGCGGCGAATCGAGCCGTTTGTTTGCCTATGGCACTGGACGGTGCCGGTTTGGTTTGCGGAATCAGGGGGATTCGCCAATAAGAAAAACGTTAAGCATTTTGTTCGATTCTGCGAAAAAATCATGGCCGAACTAGGCGAATATATAAATTACGTAATTATCCTTAATGAGCCCAATGTCTATGCCGGTATGGGCTATCTAAACGGTAGTTGGCCGCCTCAGGAAAGGTCAGTGCTTAAGAGCCTGAGGGTGGTATGGCACCTGGCGGCCGCCCAAAAGCAGGCCTATACCCGGATCAAGGCCATAAATAAACGGCTTAGCGTCGGCTTGGCCTATCACTACACCCATTTTGCCGCCGGCGACAACACCCTCAGGACAAGGCTGGTGGTTAAGCTAAAAAATTATGGCTGGAATTTATGGTTTAACAACCGCACCGAGTCATCCCAAGACTTTATCGGCATAAACTACTATCAAACGGATCGGATCGTTAAGGGCACTAAGCAAAATACTAACGAGCGGCAAAACGATGTGGGCTGGGACATGCACCCGGCCGATATCGAACACGTGATCTTGCAAGCGGCCAGCGAATATAAAAAACCGATTATCATCACGGAAAATGGGTTAGCGGATAAACATGATAACAATCGTGAGTGGTGGCTGAAACAAACGTTTAGCGGCATCAGCAAGGCTATGGCCAAGGGTGCGGAGGTTATTGGCTATATGCACTGGAGCCTGATTGACAATTTTGAGTGGGCCTTAGGCTTCTGGCCGAGGTTTGGGCTGGTTGAAGTCGATCGAGCCACGCTTGAGAGGAAGATCAGACCGAGCGCTATATGGCTGGCTACTTTTCTAAAAAATCTCCGCTCAGACTCTGCAAATCGTTGATATAGTTGAAGACTTTTTTAAACGCTAGAGCCCGTTGACTCAAAAATTCCGGGCCGTTGACTTGAGCTTTTTGGAGGTACTGAGAGTAAGTCAACATAGCTCCGGATATAAAAAACAACTGGCCCAAGGGAAAACCCTCGACTAACGGCGAGTCTTTATCCGGGACATTCAGAATTGAGCCGTCCAATGAACCTTCAAAAATAAGCGGTTGCTGACCGGTCTTACCGAGTGCTACAACGGTTCTAAGGCGGGCGGTACGCTGGGGTGGGGGGACCGAGGCGAGTTGTTTGAGGGTATAGTCAGTAATTTCTTGATCGGTCATTTCCTGGCCGACCCAACGCTGACTATTGACGCCGGGCTGACCGCCCAGCGCATCGATCTCGAAGCCCGAATCGTCGGCGGCTAACCAGTCGATTTGATTGTGCGCCAGAGCCGCGGCCGCCTGGTCGAATTTTTGTCGGGCGTTGGCTTCATAAGTGTCGCCGGTCTCCTGGAATTTAACATCCACGCCGACGTCGCTCAAGCCTACCACGTCGATTGAACTAACTTGGCCTAAGCGTTTTATCTCACTCAGCTTGCCGGGACTGTAGGTCGCGAATATTAGCCGCATGACAACTAGTATACCGGTCGGTGGTTAGTGATGGTATTTTCTTACACTCATGTCTCTGCCAATCGACTATGCTAGTACTATGACAGCGCGCGACGTGAAGCAAGCCTTGCTAAATCTGGCCTCAGCCGATAAGGCTCGATCAAACGCCTGGTTTTTCAAATCCGGGCCGGGCCAGTATGGCGAAGGGGATGAATTTATCGGCGTCAACGTACCTGACCAGCGGGTCATTGCCAGCCATCATCGCGAGCTTAAGCTAGAGGAAGTCATCAAGCTGATTGCGAGTCCGGTGCACGAGCACCGGCTGACCGGTTTGTTTATCATGGTTGATCAATTTAACCAGTCAGCTAAAGCCGGGCGACAGGTCCGCTATGAAGCCTACCTGAAACTGCTCAACGACGGGTGGGTTAACAACTGGGACCTAATTGATAGCAGCGCGCCGCAAATCCTGGGAGCTTATCTAGCCGACAAGTCTCGGCGCGAGCTTTATCGGTTGGCCAGCGGGGGATTATGGCAACAAAGGGCGGCGATTTTGGCCACTTTTTACTTTATCCGTGAGGACGATTTTACCGATTGTTTGTCGCTGGCTGAAGAACTGGTTGATCATCCGCACGATTTGATCCATAAGGCCGTCGGTTGGATGCTCAGGGAAATCGGTAACCGGGACCGGGCGGTAGAAGAACTGTTTTTAGCCAAACACTATAAATATATGCCGCGGACAATGCTGCGTTACGCCATTGAAAAATTTCCTAATCAACTTCGCCGGGCCTACCTAGAAGGCAAAATTTAGAGATTGAACACCCGGCGAAAGAGCGATAGTTCATCACGCTGAGGCAGCAACGGGTTCGGTGGAAGCTGGTTATGAGCAACTACGTAGTCGATTATAGCCTCGGGTGAAATGACAGTTTGGGCTGGTACCAGAGCTGGAAGGGCGCGCAACGGGCACAGAAAATAAACCGGTAGGCCGATGGAATGGGCGAACGAAAGCTCATAACTGGCACTCGGGCCCAGTCGGCCCGATGGGTTGACAAAATAGGAAAAGCCCTCTGGATTGAGACTTTTCAT
The Candidatus Saccharimonadales bacterium DNA segment above includes these coding regions:
- a CDS encoding family 1 glycosylhydrolase, which codes for MNKEQLKKIKFWGASTSAHQVEGKNHNQWSIWELANAKELASEAEGQLSHWLPKWEEFKELATDPSNYVSGIAVDHYARYEADLDLLSQINLNAFRFSIEWSRVEPKPGAWDEVQIDHYRQVLKAMHRRRIEPFVCLWHWTVPVWFAESGGFANKKNVKHFVRFCEKIMAELGEYINYVIILNEPNVYAGMGYLNGSWPPQERSVLKSLRVVWHLAAAQKQAYTRIKAINKRLSVGLAYHYTHFAAGDNTLRTRLVVKLKNYGWNLWFNNRTESSQDFIGINYYQTDRIVKGTKQNTNERQNDVGWDMHPADIEHVILQAASEYKKPIIITENGLADKHDNNREWWLKQTFSGISKAMAKGAEVIGYMHWSLIDNFEWALGFWPRFGLVEVDRATLERKIRPSAIWLATFLKNLRSDSANR
- a CDS encoding non-canonical purine NTP pyrophosphatase, whose translation is MRLIFATYSPGKLSEIKRLGQVSSIDVVGLSDVGVDVKFQETGDTYEANARQKFDQAAAALAHNQIDWLAADDSGFEIDALGGQPGVNSQRWVGQEMTDQEITDYTLKQLASVPPPQRTARLRTVVALGKTGQQPLIFEGSLDGSILNVPDKDSPLVEGFPLGQLFFISGAMLTYSQYLQKAQVNGPEFLSQRALAFKKVFNYINDLQSLSGDFLEK
- a CDS encoding DNA alkylation repair protein, coding for MTARDVKQALLNLASADKARSNAWFFKSGPGQYGEGDEFIGVNVPDQRVIASHHRELKLEEVIKLIASPVHEHRLTGLFIMVDQFNQSAKAGRQVRYEAYLKLLNDGWVNNWDLIDSSAPQILGAYLADKSRRELYRLASGGLWQQRAAILATFYFIREDDFTDCLSLAEELVDHPHDLIHKAVGWMLREIGNRDRAVEELFLAKHYKYMPRTMLRYAIEKFPNQLRRAYLEGKI